Proteins encoded in a region of the Rutidosis leptorrhynchoides isolate AG116_Rl617_1_P2 chromosome 9, CSIRO_AGI_Rlap_v1, whole genome shotgun sequence genome:
- the LOC139866939 gene encoding uncharacterized membrane protein At4g09580-like, translating to MAAPRNLVVETGKLLKDEETAEDSPTTKKPRFDGKYPLTGWELTVALIVFLVFCTGLFCIYLTMPAAEYGKLKLPRSISDLRLLKDDLGTYASIYPTKFILGYCSTYIFMQTFMIPGTIFMSLLAGALFGVKGIFLVVFNATAGASSCFFLSKLIGRPIVLWLWPDKLKFFQAEIAKRGDKLLNYMLFLRITPTLPNLFINLASPIVDIPFRVFFLATVVGIMPASYITVRAGLALGDLKSIKDLYDFKTLSVLFLIGSISIVPTLLKRKRIYE from the exons ATGGCGGCACCAAGGAATCTAGTTGTGGAGACTGGAAAATTACTGAAAGATGAAGAAACTGCTGAAGATTCACCTACAACTAAGAAACCTAGATTTGACGGAAAATATCCGTTAACTGGATGGGAGTTAACGGTGGCGTTAATTGTTTTTTTAGTGTTTTGTACCGGATTGTTTTGTATATATCTCACAATGCCTGCTGCTGAGTATGGAAAACTTAAATTGCCGCGTTCGATTTCCGATTTGAGATTGCTCAA AGATGACCTTGGGACATATGCAAGCATTTACCCAACAAAGTTCATACTCGGTTACTGCTCAACTTATATTTTCATGCAAACATTTATGATTCCTGGAACCATTTTCATGTCACTACTTGCTGGAGCCCTTTTTGGTGTAAAAGGCATCTTCTTGGTTGTATTTAATGCGACAGCCGGTGCATCGTCCTGTTTTTTCCTGTCCAAGTTGATTGGAAGGCCAATAGTATTATGGCTATGGCCAGATAAGTTAAAATTCTTTCAGGCCGAG ATAGCAAAACGTGGAGACAAGTTGCTAAACTATATGCTCTTTTTGAGGATAACTCCTACCCTACCAAACCTTTTCATTAATTTGGCGTCCCCAATAGTTGATATTCCATTTCGCGTGTTCTTTTTGGCTACAGTTGTTGGCATAATGCCAGCCTCTTATATTACTGTGAGG GCTGGGCTTGCTCTTGGAGATCTGAAATCTATCAAAGATCTGTACGATTTCAAGACGTTAAGTGTACTTTTCCTCATTGGATCCATCTCCATAGTACCCACATTGTTGAAGAGGAAACGGATATATGAATGA
- the LOC139868354 gene encoding uncharacterized protein → MKKLLRQNPQILTPLIPLGFNQINRNYKPLSFNSLGFNNHYPVSFMPSAAAANATAAGIATAITCRNPRFSFGNNGGKCSSSFKLNSSANYRCRNCRCSIEGVNSGTARVRAWSVLKGNRNGSSSVAWFCTSANDKAGSVSDSALNSEDNSGGETDGDEEKPVKINRRNRGLSGGGGGGNGQLLLPGNPDLLTIPGVGPRNLRKLVENGIGGVAELKKIYKDKFFGKSNQKMVEFLRSSVGIIHRNHAESITTFIKESVDEELKDVNTNVTPQKKRLTFCVEGNISVGKSTFLQRIANETLELQDLVEIVPEPIDKWQDIGPDHFNILDAFYAEPQRYAYTFQNYVFVTRVMQEKESSGGIKPLRLMERSVFSDRMVFVRAVHEANWMNEMEISIYDSWFDPVVSSLPGLIPDAFIYLRASPDTCHKRMMLRKRAEEGGVSLEYLRDLHEKHESWLFPFQSGNHGTLAFSNPPVMDSSLHPNIKDRVFYLEGNHMHSSIQKVPALVLDCEPNIDFNKDIEAKQQYARQVAEFFEYVKKVKDVPEKANEASRGSQSQVMLPHGGLWVPPQGKNFPESLKSLDFRRAMSFMPGSGSG, encoded by the exons ATGAAGAAATTATTACGTCAAAACCCTCAAATTTTAACTCCCCTTATCCCTCTAGGGTTTAATCAAATCAATCGCAATTACAAACCCCTCTCTTTCAATTCTCTAGGGTTTAACAATCATTATCCGGTTTCATTCATGCCATCTGCCGCCGCCGCAAACGCCACCGCTGCTGGTATTGCTACCGCCATAACCTGTAGAAACCCTAGGTTTTCGTTCGGTAATAATGGCGGTAAGTGCTCAAGTTCATTTAAGTTGAATTCTAGTGCTAATTATAGGTGTCGTAACTGTCGGTGTTCAATTGAAGGTGTTAATAGTGGTACTGCTAGGGTTAGGGCTTGGTCTGTGTTGAAGGGGAATCGAAACGGTTCATCGAGTGTAGCGTGGTTTTGTACTAGTGCGAATGATAAGGCGGGTTCGGTTTCGGATTCTGCGTTGAATTCGGAAGATAATAGTGGTGGTGAAACTGATGGTGATGAAGAGAAGCCTGTTAAGATTAATAGGAGAAATAGGGGTTTGAGTGGTGGTGGAGGTGGTGGAAATGGGCAGCTTTTGCTACCTGGTAACCCTGATTTGTTGACAATACCTGGTGTGGGTCCAAGGAATTTGAGGAAGTTGGTGGAGAATGGGATTGGAGGTGTTGCTGAACTTAAGAAAATTTACAAGGATAAG TTCTTTGGGAAATCGAATCAGAAGATGGTGGAGTTCTTACGAAGCTCTGTAGGCATTATACATAGGAATCATGCTGAGAGTATAACCACATTTATAAAAGAAAGTGTGGATGAAGAGCTAAAAGATGTGAACACCAATGTTACACCACAAAAGAAACGACTTACGTTTTGTGTGGAAGGAAACATAAGTGTGGGAAAGTCAACTTTTTTGCAGAGAATTGCTAATGAAACTCTTGAGCTTCAGGATCTTGTTGAGATTGTTCCTGAACCTATTGACAAGTGGCAAGATATTGGACCCGATCACTTTAACATATTAGATGCTTTTTACGCTGAACCGCAAAGGTATGCGTACACTTTTCAGAACTATGTGTTTGTTACAAGAGTTATGCAGGAGAAGGAGTCGTCCGGTGGAATTAAGCCTCTCAGATTGATGGAGAGAAGTGTTTTTAGTGATAGAATG GTTTTTGTAAGAGCTGTTCATGAAGCTAACTGGATGAACGAGATGGAAATCAGCATCTATGACTCATGGTTTGACCCGGTTGTCTCATCTTTACCGGGACTTATTCCAgatgcttttatatatcttagagcAAGCCCCGATACTTGCCATAAACGAATGATGCTACGTAAACGAGCAGAAGAAGGTGGGGTCAGCCTCGAATATCTTCGAGATTTGCATGAGAAACACGAGAGCTGGCTTTTTCCATTTCAGAGTGGAAATCATGGAACTTTGGCTTTTAGTAATCCGCCTGTTATGGATAGCTCTTTACATCCTAACATAAAAGACCGCGTGTTCTATTTAGAGGGTAATCATATGCATTCCAGCATTCAAAAG GTACCTGCATTGGTTCTGGACTGTGAGCCCAACATTGATTTTAACAAGGACATTGAAGCTAAACAACA GTATGCTCGACAAGTTGCAGAATTTTTCGAGTATGTGAAGAAAGTGAAGGATGTTCCTGAGAAAGCGAATGAAGCGAGCAGGGGTAGCCAATCACAGGTGATGTTGCCTCATGGTGGTTTATGGGTCCCACCGCAGGGTAAAAACTTTCCTGAATCCCTCAAGTCACTTGATTTCAGACGAGCCATGTCGTTCATGCCTGGATCTGGCTCTGGGTAG
- the LOC139866677 gene encoding protein TAB2 homolog, chloroplastic, with protein MTSISFKMASLTINTSRIKLFKIPFHSSSTHIKSPFYSNSLSTKSPKYHLGTLTLPLNSVSESSVSSPTESINDKNIDDNNSDDDDDDPTAEVSYLDPDTDPESLTEWELDFCSRPILDIRGKKIWELVVCDSSLSLQYTKYFPNNVINSITLKDAIVSICDELDVPLPEKIRFFRSQMQTIITKACKELGIKPIPSKRCLSLLLWLEERYETVYKKHPGFQKGSKPLLALDNPFPMDLPDSLYGEKWAFVQLPFSEVKKEISTLEKSFAFGASLDLDLLGIEIDDSTLIPGLAVATSRARPLAAWMNGLEVCSVEADLGRANLVLSVGIATRYVYASYKKSSVTTSEAEAWEAAKKGSGGLHFLAIQDSLDSDDCVGFWLLLDMPPSPV; from the exons ATGACTAGTATCAGCTTTAAAATGGCTAGTCTCACCATTAACACTTCAAGAATCAAACTTTTTAAAATCCCATTTCACTCATCATCAACCCATATCAAATCCCCATTTTACTCAAACTCTCTATCCACAAAATCACCAAAATACCACCTTGGAACACTCACACTCCCACTCAACTCAGTTTCTGAAAGCTCAGTTTCATCACCCACAGAATCAATTAATGATAAAAacattgatgataataatagtgatgatgatgatgatgatccaactGCAGAAGTGAGTTATCTTGACCCGGATACTGACCCGGAAAGTTTAACCGAATGGGAACTGGATTTTTGTTCAAGACCAATACTTGATATTAGAGGAAAAAAGATTTGGGAACTTGTTGTTTGTGATAGTTCTTTGTCTTTACAGTATACTAAGTATTTtcctaataatgttattaatagtattactttGAAAGATGCAATTGTCTCCATTTGTGATGAATTGGATGTGCCCTTACCCGAAAAAATCCGATTTTTTAG GTCACAAATGCAGACTATTATTACTAAAGCATGTAAAGAGCTTGGTATTAAACCGATTCCTAGCAAACGG TGTTTGTCTCTCCTTCTTTGGCTGGAAGAACGGTACGAGACTGTATATAAAAAACATCCTGGTTTTCAAAAAGGCTCTAAGCCTCTGCTAGCTCTAGACAACCCATTTCCTATGGATCTTCCGGATAGTTTGTACGGAGAAAAATGGGCTTTTGTTCAGTTACCCTTTTCAG AAGTTAAGAAGGAGATATCAACGCTTGAAAAAAGTTTTGCATTTGGTGCAAGTCTGGATTTGGATCTGTTGGGGATCGAAATAGATGACAGCACGTTGATTCCTGGACTGGCTGTTGCAACGTCTCGTGCGAGGCCGTTGGCAG CTTGGATGAACGGGTTAGAAGTGTGTTCAGTTGAAGCAGACTTGGGTCGTGCGAACTTAGTATTATCCGTTGGAATTGCGACCCGTTACGTTTACGCATCATATAAGAAATCATCAGTGACTACAAGCGAAGCCGAAGCATGGGAAGCAGCAAAAAAAGGAAGCGGAGGTTTACATTTTTTAGCTATTCAAGATAGCTTAGATTCAGATGATTGTGTCGGGTTTTGGTTGTTGTTGGACATGCCACCTTCACCCGTgtag